One genomic region from Populus nigra chromosome 8, ddPopNigr1.1, whole genome shotgun sequence encodes:
- the LOC133700915 gene encoding uncharacterized protein At5g02240, with translation MATALPSTAFCQTSFTFPSQNPCKVKSPSLIFRTKSHGLIRCSAKKKISFVDQILDYIEGGPKLRKWYGAPDLLPKDGSDAEDEDELPEKNEVRDAVLVTDGDSEIGQMIILSLIVKKARVKALVKDKRTAMEAFGTYVESMAGDASSKPFLKKALRGVRAIICPNEGFLSNGGDLQGVKHVILLSQLSVYRGSGDIQALMKNNARKLAEKDESTLVASGIPYTIIRVGMLQDTPGGTQGFSFEKGSAEKGSLSKEDAAFICVEALGVVPQVGFTFEAVNGEEKVSDWKERLTRLMEKSEQ, from the exons ATGGCCACAGCTCTTCCTTCAACTGCTTTTTGCCAAACTTCTTTCACTTTCCCTTCTCAGAATCCATGCAAAGTTAAGAGTCCATCTCTCATATTCCGTACCAAAAGTCATGGTCTTATTCGTTGTTCAGCCAAGAAGAAAATAAGCTTCGTGGACCAAATTCTTGATTACATTGAAG gGGGGCCCAAGTTAAGGAAATGGTACGGGGCACCTGATCTTCTGCCAAAAGATGGATCTGATGcggaagatgaagatgaattgCCAG AAAAGAATGAAGTCAGAGACGCAGTTCTGGTCACAGATGGAGATAGCGAGATTGGTCAG ATGATAATATTGTCATTGATTGTAAAAAAAGCTCGAGTTAAAGCATTGGTGAAGGATAAGCGGACAGCCATGGAAGCTTTTGGAACTTATGTTGAG TCAATGGCAGGAGATGCAAGTAGCAAGCCATTCCTTAAGAAAGCTCTGAGAGGTGTTCGTGCAATTATCTGCCCAAAT GAGGGCTTCCTGTCTAATGGTGGGGACTTGCAAGGTGTAAAACATGTAATCCTCTTGTCCCAG TTATCTGTATATAGAGGTAGCGGTGACATACAAGCTCTCATGAAAAACAATGCAAGAAAATTGGCTGAGAAAGATGAATCAACGCTCGTAGCCTCGGGAATTCCTTACACCATCATCAGAGTTGGCATGTTGCAAGATACACCTGGCGGCACACAAGGTTTCAGCTTTGAAAAG GGTAGTGCAGAGAAGGGGAGTCTTAGCAAAGAGGATGCTGCCTTCATCTGTGTGGAAGCTCTTGGCGTCGTCCCTCAAGTAGGGTTTACATTCGAG GCGGTCAACGGAGAAGAGAAGGTTTCAGACTGGAAAGAGCGTTTAACCAGATTGATGGAGAAATCAGAGCAGTAG
- the LOC133701926 gene encoding uncharacterized protein LOC133701926 gives MDSHWFSTLFDGDYDDIMNNVADYVNYGNSSVNDGDCSDNNSSDTDDDDDDDSDEEALGASNREVQERFQHSGETISRYFNEVLRSVCSLATDLIQPADPGFVNTPREIVNNPRYMPHFKNCVGAIDGTHVHACVSFENQIPFIGRKGVPTQNVMAACSFDMKFTFVWAGWEGSAHDTRNFLEAIDNPRIKFPKPPEGKYYLVDSGYPNEYGFLGPYRGHRYHLQEFRRRGQPQTREEIFNRMHSSIRCVIERTFGVWKKRWRILQNMPSFNYKTQVRIVVASMAIHNYIRRTSMQDVAFMEFDRHPDFVPDDFLTDVAPHS, from the exons ATGGATTCGCACTGGTTTTCAACACTTTTTGACGGGGATTATGATGACATAATGAATAACGTTGCCGATTACGTTAATTATGGTAATTCTTCTGTAAATGATGGAGATTGCAGTGATAATAACAGTTCTGATactgacgacgacgacgacgatgaTTCAGAtgaagaag CTTTAGGTGCTTCCAACAGGGAAGTTCAGGAGAGATTCCAGCATTCAGGAGAAACAATTAGCAGGTACTTTAATGAAGTTCTTAGATCAGTTTGTTCGCTCGCTACAGATTTAATTCAACCTGCAGATCCTGGGTTCGTAAACACACCGAGGGAAATTGTGAACAATCCGAGGTATATGCCACATTTCAAG AATTGTGTAGGAGCTATCGACGGTACACATGTGCATGCATGtgtttcttttgaaaatcaaattccaTTTATCGGCCGAAAAGGTGTGCCGACCCAGAATGTTATGGCTGCATGTAGCTTTGACATGAAATTCACATTTGTTTGGGCGGGTTGGGAAGGTAGTGCACATGATACACGAAATTTTCTCGAGGCAATTGACAATCCACGTATAAAATTTCCTAAGCCACCAGAAG GGAAATACTACTTGGTTGATTCAGGATATCCTAATGAATATGGATTTTTAGGTCCATATAGAGGTCACAGATATCATTTGCAAGAATTTAGGAGGCGAGGACAACCACAAACTCGTGAAGAAATTTTCAACCGTATGCACTCTTCAATACGTTGTGTGATAGAACGAACATTTGGAGTTTGGAAAAAAAGATGGCGAATCCTACAGAATATGCCATCCTTTAATTACAAGACACAAGTTAGAATTGTTGTCGCATCCATGGCAATTCATAATTACATTAGAAGAACTTCAATGCAAGATGTGGCATTTATGGAGTTCGATCGCCATCCTGATTTTGTGCCCGATGATTTTCTAACTGATGTGGCTCCACACTCATAA